The genome window aaacaacaagtttggtccacgaaattcagaaaacgggttcgggagttaattatgcacgaggaaggattagcaccctcgatacgcccaaaattagtacctagttgattacttaatgtcttaatgtcaaaaattgaggactgggaaaaattaaaaatatgatccttgtattaaatttttttaaaaaaaaaagaagatattccacgttaatcgagaaagaaagcatcatatccagtaagttaggacacaatgtctcgagtTCTCAACACGtaaaaatgccaaaattttactcATTTAAAAGACATTTTAGCCATATCGGGTTTAAAAATaagatcacgaccagtaagttaggacgcgattttttcttaaaatctcgAGATCGTTTGAAATTTGAGTTCGAAAAATTCGTGCATTTAGATTTatcgtgaaaatcgaaacccagtaattTAGGGTACGAttttctcgaatctaaacacgaaatgccatttttaaaacaaatcttgttatatcgagtaaaataaaacacgaaATCGTAGTAAAGAATgtgaaagcaaattacattTTGTTATGCATGGAAAAATCATAATGAATACGAAAGTATAAAAATGATATGAACAACGATAACaacataaaatagataaaaagtCAACCTTACAacatataaacaataaaatataaaacgaataaaaattacaacatgcattcaaaataataatggaaatgaaataaataaaagcaaatacaaaataaaacaatagtaatgaataaaaatataatatatatatatgtatgttagaattataaagtataaaaatatatgtatgtatatataagaatatgtaagcatgtatatatacatagattataaaatatagacatgtatataaaatgagtatttgtattaaataagttgaatatatatatatatatatatatatacacgtatacatatataaacaattatataataataaaacatatatatctagaatttacataagtaaataaaaataaaaataactataataatagtaaagatgataatagtaataatagatataataataataactaaataataaaattgctaaaatataggctaaatcgaaataaaaacgaaaatattgggcgaaatcgaaataaaaaaggattagATTGTAATAAGCGCCAAAATAAGGgggaccaaaatagaaaataaaccaAAGTCCCCAAAACGGGGCGCAGCAGAGGACTAATATAAAACAGAAATAAAACTTcggggctaaattgcaaaaatgcaGAAAACCGCCTCGAAAGAGCCACAAAATCGGAGGGACTTATTGCGGAAATACCCCATTTAAAGAAAatacgcggatcctccccttggTCGGGTCACCGCACGGGTTAAAGAGGgcctaaacggcgccgttctatttttaatataaaaaataaaagaacccAAAACCAtcagattttcattttttacaaaaaaaaaaaaaaagaaagggaggGAGAGAGAGATGCTCTCCCTGGCCACGCATCCGGCCTGGGCATCCGGCGAGCCTCCGCCGTAGCGCCACTATGTGTGGCGGCCGGAGGCTCAAAATCGGACCTTTTTTGGTTCCCTTTGTAGCCCACTGCTTCTAGGCCAGGAATATGGAGCCGAAACTCGTCAAAAAGGATACCAAAGACTCGAAAACGAGCCGACACCCTTCGACTTCTCCCCCTCCGGCGCGGCGCAGGAAGAAAGGTActccctttccttttctttttaaatgtttCTTTGTTTGCTGGTGTAgggagaaaaatgaaaaataaaaaacgaaaaaaaaaaagcaaatcaGAAACAAGAGAATCGCAAATCACCTtcaaactttgttttttttttatttctgaaaGTGTTTCTTTTACAAGatgataaaacaaaaaaaagtccAACCCCCAAATATTACATATtgttggcttttatagccgaatctATTGTTGCTGTTTTCTGCTTTTTGCTTCTTTGTTCCTTCTTTGTAGGTGACGGCGCAAGTGGCATGGGAGCGGTGACGGTGACTGACGTGCGCCGGTGGCAGTGGCTAAGGGTAGGGTGCGGCGCCAGAAGACCAAGAGTCAAAGCATGCGGCGCTAGAGGCGGCGCCTAGGGATTCAGACTGAAAACCCTAGGCAGATATTTTTTAGGGAAATTGGGCCTGGGCTAATGGACTTCGGGTTTGTATTGGGTCAGGAGGGTTTAGAATTGGATCATTTGGGTTCGGCTTGTTGGTGAGGTTTTGGGTAGATTTTAGATGGATTTATAATGGGCCGATCGGGTTTGGGCTGGTTGGGTTAGTGAGTAGTAGGCCTAGGGCTATTGGGTCAGCCTTGTAATTGGGCTTAAGTACGTTGGGCTGAAATGGGTTAGGTTAGGTCAAAATGGGCCTGTACAAAAACCTCAACTAAAAATAATCCCGAACATGTTAAGAATTTACCGACTCTAAGTAAACGACAACtcaaaaacttatttaaaaggAGTCATGAAAATATCTTTCAACctacatattataaaaaaggATATCAACTCACTCAAGTAAtccaaacttaaaataaaataaactctaaACAATCCCAAcccaaaataactataaaatcaaaattggcaaaattcaaaaataattcaaaccaaaaacaactttaaaaatttgaaatacaaACCCGAATCGAATTGCTGGGTATTGTTCATATTATCATCCAAAACACAATTCAACACTAAAAATCAATGGTTCATAGAACACTAAATTACTATCCCAATTATACTTTTTTACAGCTACTTTTAAGCCTTACCCTGGTTCATGACTCTGCAACTTTTTTCAGCTTATCCACAGCATTTGAGCAACAGGAATTGCGTAAATGGAACACATGGTCTTCTCCTTCAGCCTCCATCACCTCCACTTCACCATCCCACCCACTGTTCTTCAACTTCTCGCAGTAGTACCAGCCCCTGTATTTCAGTATATCGTTTTCAGCAACACAAATCAGTACCCTTTTGCACACTAAGAACCTCCCAAAGCTTTGATCATCAATGGGGTTGATCAATGGATCATCGGACCCACTCGTTGTAGGAGAGGCCAATCGCCAGACCCCTTCGAATTTTGCCCTTACGGCTGGGTTCTTAACCTCATCGCCAACCGGTTCTTTGCCCCAAAAATATGGGTGGCTTAAAATCATACCGACGAGATTCATACCGTCGAGCTTCTCCTTGCTGGTTTTAATGGCTATGTGGTGTGCTATGTTGGCACCAGCGCTATCCCCCGAGAGATAAACGTTTTCGAAGTCGGCGTAGCGGTTCAACCACTGTTCGGGACCGTTTCCGTCGTAATGGGAAGCGACCCATTTAAGGGCAGTCCATGAATCGTCGTAAGCGGCAGGGATAGGGTGTTCGGGGGCTCTTCGGTAATCGACGGAAACGGCGACGATTTTAGATTCGGAAACTAAGGCGTTTAAGTAATTGTGATACGTAGGAGAGAAGGCGGTTTCTATGCAGAAGCGTCCGCCGTGGAAGTAGACGAGGAGAGGGAGTTTCTGGGTGGAGGTGACGACGGTGCCGGGGACGTAAATCCTAACGCATTGGCCGGTTTCTTGGCAGTAAACGACGTCTTTGGATTCAACGTTGGTTTTGGGATCGAGGCCTGGTGGAACAGTTTGAGTGCCTAAAAGCCTCTCGATGCGACCGTCCTGGTATACCCGAATCAACGGAGGGATGTCGATGCGGATTTCCGATGCGGTGGGTTCCATGGCggtgaaaaaagaaagaagataagGGAAGCAAGCACGAAGATGAGGCTTGTTACTTGCAGGATAATATAGTGGTTAATGGCTCTACTTggattaccatataaagacatTATAAAAAGGTTTAATATACTACTTGGTACCTAAATTTTGCtctaatgtttaatttggtacctTGTTTTTTTCTCAAGACCTCTTGAGTTTGGCTTCAATGTCTAATTTGATACTCAGACCAAACGGCATCATGTGGACCCATAAATATTTGATACAATactctaataaaaaatatttacttaattgagaaaaaaaaaaagacactaGCATCAAATTGAACATTTGAAGCCAAATTTAGGTGCTTAATTGGGACAAAAAGAAACTCAAgtgtcaaattaaaaaaaataagtatcaaTTTGAACATTGAAACCAAATTCAAGTGttaaattgagataaaaaattaGATCTCACATTGAACATTGAGATCAAACTTAGATATCAAATGTTATATTAACCTTTTAGAAAAAGCTTAGAATATTACAatacattaattaaatgtaatatgatttttttcaaaatttagagttgatttgattaaaatttatttatattattattagttaattattaattttcaccGGATCAACCCTAAAACccgaattaaatattaaaggttAACATCATTATGAAAAGACATAATGACAAATTTAGCCTTTGACGTTTacatcttttatcaatttaacctttattcttttttcaagCTAAATTTGGTTCTCAacgtttttaaaaaatgttgaacTTGATTATCAAACTTTCAATAATAGTCAAATTGTTGTTCTTTTAATAGAAATActgattaaaacattaaatttgttGACGGTGACATTAAATACAAATAGTATTGCCAGCGTAAAGCTAATGTGGACTGTCACATAAGTTCTCACACCAACacagttaaaaaataataatattttaaccaatatttctattgaaaaaataagttaattctttttaaaggaCAATAtccaaatttagttaaaaaagaataatgaccaaaattataaaaagaaaaaagtgagcGTTAGAgagataaatttatcattatatcgTACTAAAATGTATAGGTTTTACCAAATTCAGATGCCATATTGAAACAAAACCCGTAAaaatcacattaaaaaaaaagtgtcaaactcgaatattaaataatttaataattaagaaaaaaatattacattttcttctttgattttcatagtttcttattttccttttgtaTTTTTAACTGTGTAAATATTACGTCATAATATTAGCAATGGCCTATATTACATAAACTATGCAGAATGTCAGCctcataaaagaatcaaagatgCATATGCTTTGAGTCATTTTCTTCCCTTCAAGGCTTGAATGCTGGAACTTGATCTACAGAAGAATAAAGCGCACCATAGATCGTCCGATCGATTATACTCCGATATGGATCCTCCTCTCGCTTCTTCAACAAGTAATCTATACATTGTTCAACTTCTGACTTTACCTGCAAATACAAATCATTTGCATCTTGTCTGTTCTTCGTCAAATCCTCCCTTCCTTTCAACTTTATCGGTTTTCCGAACAGATAGTAAAACCGTCCTGGGATCTTTGGTAACATCCCTGGGATAAAGAGCTGTTGGTTTCCGACCTCTCCATCTGTTTCATCCCTACAAATCAGAGAATGTAACTGCAAATAAGCAAGcttcttgttgttgttgttcCTAATGTAACTTAATACACACTCATACGGGAAACCGAAACCGAAATATACGGGTAATGACCTTATTCTTATACCATCCCGAATGGATTCTTTTATTCTCTCGTTAATCACGGGGATTTTCATCCAGTCGTTGTAGTCGAGAACCAACTGCAATGGAAGATTAAAGTAAGAACAACGATATTAAGCTGTTTTTCGATCGGATACGAAGTAAAACATGAAGCAGAAAAACTTACTTCTGCTATATCATCTTCTCCTACAGTTCCAAAAGGTACAATTGTGGCCCCGAATCGTGCTGCCATTCGTACAAATTCGGGTTGTTCTGGCCAAAATAATTTGTATTCTTCACCCTGCAATGATAAAAGACACTATTTCCTAAGAATTTATGTCGGAAATATTGGCACGAAAAAGCAAtatgtcataagaaaatggaaaGTAAACACGAAGTCCTCTTGATATTCTAGGTTCCGATATAGTGCCCGAACTATGGACGGTCTGACCTTATAATGGAGGGCCTCGCGGGCGCCGCCGGGATAAAGAAGAACATGGGATTTCGTAGACAGAGCTTTGAACAGATAATTTGCTGTTACGGGCAATGCACCCATAACTTTAACCCAATCAGAGAAAGCAAATTCATTGGACGAACTTTGAAGCTTCCCCCAAAACAATTCCGGATGTGCAATTCCGCGGACCATAATCTTCTTCTCTCGTAAGAACGCTTCAATAAGGCAAGAAAGTTCGAGTCCCATTAACATATGGTAACCAACTAACAACACCGGACCTTCATTTGGAACCCCTGCAAGCCCCTGCACTATTTTTCCGTCTTCCATGGTCGAGAACATTGCCGAACCGGAAGCAAATCGTATGTACCTGCAATTTTGAGTGGCAGTAAGTATGAGCCAAAATTGGTGAAGTGATGCATACAATACATTGCTTGGTGGGAATTACCCGGCTACTTCATCGAATGCATATTTGAATTCCGACATGCTGGGAGGCACAAAATCCGCGATAAAATCGTGCTTCTTGGAGTGCCGGTATTTGCAAGTACCTTTAATGATAGTCAGTAGATTCAAGCTATCTTCCTGTAGCACAGTAAAAACATGCATGAATATCCAAAACCAATGAGAACCATTTTTCGATCGAAACAGGCCTAAGTGCCCCTCTGTCGATTCATTAACTACACATATGCTTAAGTACCAGTAAAAGGGTATGTCCGTTGTCCTTGAAGCGACGGACTTTGCAATTCGATAATGAATTCATGAGACGTTGAGCTTCATCTCGACTAGGAAGCATATTATCCTTGTCACTGAAATGCAGAGACGTTTAAACAATTCACCAAAATACAGAAGATTCAGAAACAATAAGAGATGGCAtgatggagagaataaagaccTTGCAAGCACTAGTACTTCGGCTTTAATAGCATGGAGACGCGAATTCGTATAAGCAGAAGCTGTTTTGAGCAACTTCAGCTTCCAAACGAGAGTCTCCTTTGGTATAATATTGGCCATACCCTGAAAAGTCAAGGAAAACCAACATTACAGGTTAACAGCCAACACGGAACTCGAACCAAACCATGTTACTCGGACTTGGACAGCCAGCAAATGCAAATAACAAAACACAATGCATCATAACCAACCGAGAACAGTTCTTACAGAAAGAAGAGGAAGCAAAGCAGTGAGGTTGCCGGACAACTGTTCGATTTTCTGCAAAGGCGAAAGCCTACCTTCGATACCAACAGTTGCCATTTTCACTGGTTCACCTTTAAAAAACAGAAGTAGCAGTACTAGAACAAACTTACCTTTGTTATAAaccgaataaataaataaagcacaCCAATAGTAAAGACATACCCATTACAAGGCTCAAAAGATAGGGGATGGTAACATGGAGTCCATCCGGGAAAGCTTCCAATATCGGGAACAACGGTTGTAACTGTGACCTGCCAAATGATGTAGCTAAAATGAATGGTAAAGAAAAAGTATCAGCCAATTATGGAATTTCAGCAACCTGAATTCGTAAAATAAGTAAAGGTTTTAAAAAGGCACACCAGGGTTAGCTAATATCAAAACCAAGTCTATGGTTGGATTCCGAGCAGCAACAGCAAGCGCTAAACATCCTCCAAACGAATCGCCCACCAAATAGATTGGTGTATTCGGACGGTAAGCGTGCTCGAGCCTTATTGCTTCTTCAACAAGTTTCACCAGCtcttcaaaatgcataaaaaatacCATGAACAATCAACTATCGCAGTTAAAAGGATTCAAATTTATAGAGAAAAGAAAGCAAATAAGCAATCATATGCTGTTCTCAAGGCATGTATCAGCATTGAAACCTTCGAATGGTGTTCGATCTTGGACAGGAATATGAAGGCATTGAACTTTAAAAACCCTGCATTCAACAAAAATCTTCAATATAAATTGTTACTTTCAAGTTTCAAATGAACAACtcttactatatatatatataaacatgacAATAAATCAGTATACTATGAGCTAATCAGCAGGAAAAACTTTTATGGCATATATTGTtcgactcttcatttttcttgaagcatCCAAACGTGTTTGGTATCTGTATCAGGAGCATATATAAAGATGGGTGCGAGATATGACCCTCTAGAAACTTACCATATACAtggaaaaacatagaaaaaaattgGACATATATCGGACATGCACGCCAAATTCAGGCAACTAGTTTATTGGGCACATGGAAAGGAAATATAAATGCCACCAAGGAAGCTATAGAGCTGGTTTTCCTCTAGTGTACTTGAAGAATCCAGACAATGTGTTCGATATTGGGAACATATACAAACATGGGTCGGGATATGACAGTCCAACAACTTTGTATATACACAGAAGCGTaggaata of Gossypium raimondii isolate GPD5lz chromosome 3, ASM2569854v1, whole genome shotgun sequence contains these proteins:
- the LOC105795262 gene encoding probable carboxylesterase 12 encodes the protein MEPTASEIRIDIPPLIRVYQDGRIERLLGTQTVPPGLDPKTNVESKDVVYCQETGQCVRIYVPGTVVTSTQKLPLLVYFHGGRFCIETAFSPTYHNYLNALVSESKIVAVSVDYRRAPEHPIPAAYDDSWTALKWVASHYDGNGPEQWLNRYADFENVYLSGDSAGANIAHHIAIKTSKEKLDGMNLVGMILSHPYFWGKEPVGDEVKNPAVRAKFEGVWRLASPTTSGSDDPLINPIDDQSFGRFLVCKRVLICVAENDILKYRGWYYCEKLKNSGWDGEVEVMEAEGEDHVFHLRNSCCSNAVDKLKKVAES
- the LOC105795263 gene encoding phytyl ester synthase 1, chloroplastic, yielding MASAILTFRVSPCFGINPKLKPRFRAERLVSGDDNLSVYSVNGGAGSVMEEKEKKGSFLNGGNGRLKPRIEQKMVKKRVCEELEVLWDDGYGTKTVKDYLIAAEEMIKPDGGPPRWFCPVECGQPINDSPLLLFLPGLDGVGMGLILHHKALGKVFKVQCLHIPVQDRTPFEELVKLVEEAIRLEHAYRPNTPIYLVGDSFGGCLALAVAARNPTIDLVLILANPATSFGRSQLQPLFPILEAFPDGLHVTIPYLLSLVMGEPVKMATVGIEGRLSPLQKIEQLSGNLTALLPLLSGMANIIPKETLVWKLKLLKTASAYTNSRLHAIKAEVLVLASDKDNMLPSRDEAQRLMNSLSNCKVRRFKDNGHTLLLEDSLNLLTIIKGTCKYRHSKKHDFIADFVPPSMSEFKYAFDEVAGYIRFASGSAMFSTMEDGKIVQGLAGVPNEGPVLLVGYHMLMGLELSCLIEAFLREKKIMVRGIAHPELFWGKLQSSSNEFAFSDWVKVMGALPVTANYLFKALSTKSHVLLYPGGAREALHYKGEEYKLFWPEQPEFVRMAARFGATIVPFGTVGEDDIAELVLDYNDWMKIPVINERIKESIRDGIRIRDETDGEVGNQQLFIPGMLPKIPGRFYYLFGKPIKLKGREDLTKNRQDANDLYLQVKSEVEQCIDYLLKKREEDPYRSIIDRTIYGALYSSVDQVPAFKP